The segment TGATTGGCCCAGAAAGGGCAGTATGCACCGCATTTCCCATAGGTTCCATAGCCGAAGCAACTTCCGGGGGAAGATTCTTGCTGTTTTTCCAAAGATTTTCCGCAGGCATAGCCGCATACTCCGCAAAGCAACCATTGCGATCCACACCGATAATCTCCGTGTTGGCGCAAACATGTGCTTCTCCCCGTCGACATTGCGGACAATGATGACACACAATATGGGTTTCAGCAGAGACATGGTCTCCCGGCTTCAGATGTTGAACACGATCACCCACTTTTACGACCTCACCGGAAAACTCATGACCAAATACCAAGGGAGGACGCACCCGATTTGCAGCCCAATCATCCCAAGTGTAAATATGGACATCCGTACCGCAAATGGTGGTGGCTTGAACTTTTACCAATACTTCATCCAATCCAATTTCCGGAATCGGGACTTGCCGGATCTCCGCTCCATATCCTTTATCATGTTTAACCAGCGCACGCATCATTCCACTCACGGCGGACACCCCTTTTCGTTCAAAAAGCTTTAGCATCAATGTTCATTATACCATCATTCTGATTAAACAGCAAAAAAGTCCTCTCAACAAGGACACTTCAAAAAATTATGGAAATCAAGATTCTCAACTTTAATTGACAGAATGCATACAGAAAGATTACTATTTCGGTAGGTCTGTCGAATTTTGTCTAAAGGAGGCCGCGTTCCTTGATAGGAAAGTTATTAAAAATTGTAAAGAGTTGGTTAACGCCTGCTCCAAAAATGAAACTTTCTTCTGAAAAGACACCGGTACAAGACACAGCCGTGGATGAACATAATAAAAATCGCCATTTAAAGCCTGATCAGATGTGTGAAGTAGCTGTTACGAAGGATATGGACAACAAAGACGAAGACATTCAAGACAACACACCACCATCTGATCAGAAAAATCTACCTGAGTCACATCACGAAAAGGATACAGACAACAAAGACATTCAAGATAACAAACCTGACATCACGGAAACAAAGCCAACAAAACCATCTGATCAGGAGAACGTACCTGAGTCAGATCATGTAAAGGGTACAGACAACAAAGACGAAGACATTCAAGATAACACACCTGACATCACGGAAACAAAGCCAACAAAACCATCTGATCAGGAGAACGTACCTGAGTCAGATCATGTAAAAGGTACAGACAACAAAGACGAAGACATTCAAGATAACACACCTGACATCACGGAAACGACGCCAACAAAACCGTCTGATCAAGAGAATCTACCTGAATCACATCATGAAATGGATACACACAACAAAGACGAAGACATTCAAGATAACAAACCTGACATCACGGAAACAAAGCCAACAAAACCATCTGATCAGGAGAACGTACCTGAATCAGATCATGTAAAGGGTACAGACAACAAAGACGAAGACATTCAAGATAACACACCTGACAAAAGGGAAACAAAGCCAACAAAATCGTCTGATCAGGAGAACGTACCTGAGTCAGATCATGTAAAGGGTACAGACAACAAAGACGAAGACATTCAAGATAACAAACCTGACATCACGGAAACAAAGCCAACAAAACCATCTGATCAGGAGAACGTACCTGAGTCAGAGGATTTTTTCCATTATCAAGACGAAGAATTTACTTTTTCCATCCCTTGGGATAAAGATGAAAAAGAAGTCTTTCAACAAGCTACGGAAAAATATGAAGAAACAAAAAAGCGTTTGAATAACAGTGCCAAAAAAATGGATCAGCACAAAATTCAGCGTGCTCGGTATATGCAATATTGGTCGTTACATCTTCACTATAAGGATCAGGCACAATACTTTTATAAAAAACGCGATCAGGAACCTGATGCTTTGGAGCAAGCGATACGGTATTGTAAAAAACAAGTGAAATATTCTCCCATGGCCCGACATGCTTTGCAAATGGATCCTTCATTCAAAGGTGAACTGCCACAACACTACGGATACAAACAATTGGCTATTATTTATGATAAACAAGGACAATATTCAGATGCCATCCAGCTTTGTCGCCAAGCTCTGTCCGAAGGCTGGAAAGGAGATTGGGAAACCAGAATCCAACGGTATGAAAAAAACCTGAAGTCCTAGTATTTCTTTATCAAACCAGTAAAAAACGAACAGCCAAAAGTTCTTGGCTGTTCGTTTTAGCGTTTTCGAAGTTTTTCCTCCAATTGGTAAATGCGAGCTTCCCACTCTCCCTTCCAACCTTGTTTTCGGGCCCTTTTACACAATCGGATGGCTTGATCCCACTCTTCCGCTTCCTCATACAGGGAGATCAATGTTTCATAACCCAAATGTTCAGGTAAACGGTATTGATAGGGGTCCATTTGAAAAGCTTTGGCAGCAACCGGGGCATACTCCACTTGTCGTTCGCAATAACGAATGGTACGATGCAGAGCCAATGGATCCTCATTGCGTCCTTGATAAAATTCCTCAATTTTTTCACTGAAGTAATGATGCAGACTGAGATATTTCTTCGCTTCCCATTGTTTTAAAACACGGGAATCCGATTGAACCCGTTCCACTTCTTTTAACTGTTTTTTCGCCTTTTCATAAACCTTTGCTTCATCTGCGGATATTAACATGACAAAATCCATCTCACCATCAGAGTAACGGAACTCAGCTTCATACTCTTCCTGATACGCCTTTTCACGCTGACGCCGAGCCCTTTCCTCTTTGACAACATCAAGGGCTTTCTTCCATTCCGAACGGCTTTTGTCCCAAAAACGTTTGGCTTGACCCATCACCTTTTCCTTATCTTCCGGCTTAAAAAAATTGAATGCCATCGCCCCCTGTCAATATATATTCCCCTACGGTACAGTGGTTTACAGTATGGCGGATCATTTTTAATACCTTAGTATAAAAAGTACATGACCTCCCATTGCCTCATAGTCTTCCTCCGACTTGTACGGTTTGTTAAAGGAACCACAAAGCTGGGGAATTAACCCTGCCTTGTGGTTCCTTATCCATATCATAAAACGGCATTTAAATATCCGATGTGCCAGGTATTTACCGCATTCTGGGAGGTACAAATCCATGGGCACACCATTTTCAGTATACCATGATTGAAGAAAGGGTTCATGTTATGGAAATCATCATCCCGATATCCGCCAGTAAAAGTTCCCCTGAATAATGATTGGAGGCTTCCTTTCCAATGGATTCTCTGGAATAACCAGGATACAAATGGGTCAGTAACAACTGTTTGGCTCCCATCCTTTCTGCGGCCTGGGCCGCTTGTTTAACCGAGTGATGTCCAACAGACTTTGGGGGCATGTCGTGATGTAAATAGGTTCCTTCACAAACAAACAGATCCGGTTTACTCGGTATTCGGCTCCAGTCAGTTCCTAATCCGGCATCAGCACCATACAAGATCCTTTGGCCATTTTTTGATTTAATATCCATGGCATAACAAGGAATACCATGATCAGTACGCCACCAGGTTATCTCCATATCACCCAAATGGAAGGTTTGTTCTTTTGATACTGGCTGGTGCCGGACTGCTTGATGATAGGACAATTTGCTACTCCATGGTTCCGGCTCATTCGGAGCAGTCACAATGAGTGGAGATGATCTTCGTCCCATTCGAATTTCTGTTTGTATCGCATATTGTAAAACAAAAAAATCAGCAATATGGTCATGATGCAAGTGCGATAACCATACAGCGTCCAGGCTCCATGGTTCAAGATATTTGCTCAATTGAGCCAGAACCCCGCTCCCGCAATCCACCAAAATTCGCATCCCGGAACTTTCCAATAAATAACCAGGTGTTGCACCACCTGGGCCGGGATATGGAGACTGATAACCCAGTACTCTCCACTGCATCATTTTCCCCCCTTTCCCCTCCATGACCCAAGCGTTTTAGAAAAGCAGCCACTTCCAATGGAAGCGGCTGCTCATACTTCGTAGTTTATTCAAATTCTGCCACCAGTTTGTCAAAATCTTCCTTCGAGATTTTCAGATCTTGCTTAGCCAAAGGCTCTTCCCTGAAACCTGAAATCAATTCTTCATAGCTTTTCCGTTCTTTATTCTGATAGATCAACCCGGTAACCAGCCCATTGTGCTCCATCAGTTTTTGCATGGCCATCAATCGGTTCGAGGAATCGTAAGACTCATCTTCTTCCAGATTGATGATATTTTCTTTAAACCAGTCATAGGTATTAATCTTGTTATAAGTGACACAAGGACTGTATACGTTGATCAAAGAAAATCCTTTGTGCTCCAGCCCTGCTTCGATTAAGCGGGTCAGCTGTTTCAAGTCACTGGAAAATGCTTGTGCAACAAACCCGGCACCTGCTGTCAAAGCCATTTCCAAGGGAGCAATCGTGGCTTCAATGGAACCTTTGGGAGAGC is part of the Kroppenstedtia pulmonis genome and harbors:
- a CDS encoding 2-oxoacid:ferredoxin oxidoreductase subunit beta yields the protein MATFKDFRNKVKPNWCPGCGDFSVLAAMQRAFANQGLEPEDVVLVSGIGCSGRISGYMNAYGFHGIHGRALPIAQGLKLANRDLTVVAAGGDGDGFAIGLGHTIHAIRRNIDITYIVMDNQVYGLTKGQTSPRSEMGFKTKSSPKGSIEATIAPLEMALTAGAGFVAQAFSSDLKQLTRLIEAGLEHKGFSLINVYSPCVTYNKINTYDWFKENIINLEEDESYDSSNRLMAMQKLMEHNGLVTGLIYQNKERKSYEELISGFREEPLAKQDLKISKEDFDKLVAEFE
- a CDS encoding tetratricopeptide repeat protein; translation: MIGKLLKIVKSWLTPAPKMKLSSEKTPVQDTAVDEHNKNRHLKPDQMCEVAVTKDMDNKDEDIQDNTPPSDQKNLPESHHEKDTDNKDIQDNKPDITETKPTKPSDQENVPESDHVKGTDNKDEDIQDNTPDITETKPTKPSDQENVPESDHVKGTDNKDEDIQDNTPDITETTPTKPSDQENLPESHHEMDTHNKDEDIQDNKPDITETKPTKPSDQENVPESDHVKGTDNKDEDIQDNTPDKRETKPTKSSDQENVPESDHVKGTDNKDEDIQDNKPDITETKPTKPSDQENVPESEDFFHYQDEEFTFSIPWDKDEKEVFQQATEKYEETKKRLNNSAKKMDQHKIQRARYMQYWSLHLHYKDQAQYFYKKRDQEPDALEQAIRYCKKQVKYSPMARHALQMDPSFKGELPQHYGYKQLAIIYDKQGQYSDAIQLCRQALSEGWKGDWETRIQRYEKNLKS
- a CDS encoding MBL fold metallo-hydrolase, which produces MQWRVLGYQSPYPGPGGATPGYLLESSGMRILVDCGSGVLAQLSKYLEPWSLDAVWLSHLHHDHIADFFVLQYAIQTEIRMGRRSSPLIVTAPNEPEPWSSKLSYHQAVRHQPVSKEQTFHLGDMEITWWRTDHGIPCYAMDIKSKNGQRILYGADAGLGTDWSRIPSKPDLFVCEGTYLHHDMPPKSVGHHSVKQAAQAAERMGAKQLLLTHLYPGYSRESIGKEASNHYSGELLLADIGMMISIT